In Paenibacillus sp. FSL M7-0420, a single genomic region encodes these proteins:
- a CDS encoding DeoR/GlpR family DNA-binding transcription regulator: protein MKAFERRDLVINELYRHKKVHVADLAQKFGVSEETIRRDLDRLDKEGIAKKNYGGAILNVHTNEDPSYSHRHQVNIEAKRMIAARLLELINDGDSVMTDTSTTAFEGLRRIVEDKKNLTIITNSLAVLSEFQHSGQKLISTGGLLGPETSSFVGPTASQTILKYNVDVAIFSCKALSMNGGLCDSNEAETELKVLMQQQASKVVLLADHSKFDRIAFIRLFSFDKVDYIVTDQRPSEEWIEFLAKYQVSLLYPADSQ, encoded by the coding sequence ATGAAGGCTTTTGAACGGCGGGATCTGGTCATTAATGAGCTCTACAGGCATAAGAAGGTTCACGTTGCGGATCTGGCGCAGAAATTCGGTGTATCGGAGGAGACGATCCGGCGCGATCTCGACCGGCTGGACAAGGAGGGCATTGCCAAGAAGAATTACGGCGGGGCGATTCTGAACGTCCACACCAACGAGGACCCTTCCTACTCGCACAGGCATCAGGTCAACATTGAAGCGAAGCGGATGATTGCGGCAAGGCTGCTGGAGCTGATTAATGACGGGGACAGTGTGATGACGGACACCAGCACAACGGCTTTTGAAGGCTTGCGGAGAATCGTCGAGGACAAAAAAAATCTGACCATCATCACCAATTCCCTGGCGGTATTGTCAGAATTCCAGCATTCCGGGCAAAAGCTCATCTCCACGGGGGGCCTGCTTGGGCCGGAGACCAGCTCTTTCGTAGGGCCTACGGCCTCGCAGACCATCCTGAAATATAATGTGGATGTGGCTATTTTCAGCTGCAAGGCACTCTCCATGAACGGCGGACTCTGTGATTCCAACGAGGCGGAGACCGAGCTTAAGGTGCTGATGCAGCAGCAGGCGAGCAAGGTGGTCCTTCTGGCTGACCATTCCAAGTTCGACCGGATCGCCTTCATCCGGCTGTTCAGCTTCGACAAGGTCGATTATATCGTCACCGATCAGCGGCCGTCTGAGGAATGGATCGAGTTCCTTGCCAAGTATCAGGTCTCCCTGCTCTACCCTGCGGATTCACAATAA
- a CDS encoding helix-turn-helix transcriptional regulator, giving the protein MDSANHTLKGEYFFRGNLLLYVNRATETYDLPLHSHDFMELTFVAEGKGFHYIGQKAHPTGKGQLHFIPVGVSHVFRPSSPSSLREPLVVYNCLFKPELLDRLACVIQDPPIASYLEQIREQRLPSFSLTDLNGSIENLFLALHRELHLPQSGSDSYLLTLFIQLLISIYRLEHDEIQFPLGKQTQFLQILNYVHLNYVQEITLTHLSRSFDWSERHLQRLFKAHTGQTFYRYLQNVRIQKSCLLLVQQPKSPVHLIAEQVGYRDPSTFNQVFKRIIGTTPGIYRQAPGRKQMEAVNPEEQL; this is encoded by the coding sequence ATGGATTCGGCCAACCATACGCTAAAAGGGGAGTATTTCTTCCGGGGCAATCTCCTGTTATATGTGAACCGCGCTACCGAGACCTATGATCTTCCGCTTCACTCCCATGACTTCATGGAGCTGACCTTCGTGGCCGAGGGCAAAGGCTTTCATTATATCGGCCAGAAGGCTCACCCGACCGGCAAGGGCCAGCTGCACTTCATTCCTGTCGGCGTGTCCCATGTCTTCCGTCCGTCTTCACCCAGCTCTCTGCGCGAGCCGCTCGTCGTGTACAATTGTTTGTTTAAGCCGGAGCTGCTGGACCGTCTTGCCTGCGTGATTCAAGACCCGCCGATTGCCTCCTACCTGGAGCAGATCAGAGAACAACGGCTGCCTTCCTTCTCCCTGACGGATCTGAATGGTTCCATAGAGAACCTGTTTCTGGCGCTTCACCGTGAGCTTCACCTGCCGCAGAGCGGCTCGGACAGCTATTTGCTGACCCTGTTCATTCAGCTTCTAATCAGTATCTACAGGCTGGAGCATGATGAGATTCAGTTTCCGCTGGGCAAGCAGACGCAATTTTTGCAGATTCTGAATTACGTCCACCTGAATTATGTGCAGGAGATTACCCTGACGCATCTGTCACGCAGCTTCGACTGGAGTGAACGGCATCTTCAGCGGCTGTTCAAGGCGCATACCGGGCAGACCTTCTACCGGTACCTGCAGAACGTCCGGATTCAGAAGAGCTGTCTGCTGCTGGTCCAGCAGCCCAAGTCGCCCGTTCACCTCATTGCAGAGCAGGTAGGCTACCGCGATCCGTCAACGTTCAATCAGGTGTTCAAGCGGATTATCGGCACCACACCGGGGATCTACCGGCAAGCACCGGGAAGGAAACAGATGGAAGCGGTGAACCCGGAGGAACAACTTTAA
- a CDS encoding glycoside hydrolase family 78 protein — protein sequence MIAIQKPRVEYQENPLGLDIRLPRFSWQLHTDERDVRQQAYQLQVAGAADFGSVWWDSGRVESGESLHIELKGLELQSRQIYYYRVKIWDQHNRPTEWSQAAWWEMGLLSPEEWTAEWITAPLACLAEDAEQSPLLRGSFQVERPLARARIYVTSLGLYELELNGVRVGDTYLNPGWTSYSHRLQYQTYDVTEQLVVGDNVAGAWLGNGWYKGNLGWEHRKHIYGSRTALLLQLHLTYEDGTEQIIGSGPQWKVSPGPLLMSELYHGETYDARLAQHGFSTPGYDDTLWLAAEILPYAKNILLAQENDPVRAVQELAPVALIRTPAGETVLDMGQNMVGWLRFTVDGAAGQEYQLRHFEVLDQQGNVYTENLRTARQTVTYIAGGGGRESFQPRFTFQGFRYVQLIGFPDPLDLQDFTGVVLHSDMEPTGTFTCSDALLNQLQHNILWGQKGNFVDVPTDCPQRDERLGWTGDAQMFIRTAAYLMNVAPFFSKWLGDLAADQREDGGVPYVIPHVLGEEAHSSAAWGDAAVICPWTVYQCYGDKRILEQQYSSMKGWVEYIRRQGTDEFLWNTGDHFGDWLGLDAKADSHVGATDRNYIATAFYAYSVQLMEKTAKVLGRTEDVENYSQLHHQVKDAFNQAYILPAGEKGPATQTACVLALMFGLVEGSAKDRTVARLIQLLEASGYHLTTGFVGTPYLNLVLADAGHYEAAYKLLLQTDYPSWLYPITRGATTIWEHWDGIKEDGSFWSASMNSFNHYAYGAVGDFLYRHVAGIEQTEEGPGYKQFLIQPHPGGGLTSAAASLESMYGTIRSEWTIDSGTIGLIAVIPPNTSATVLLPDALLAEVSETGMAAGQPLEQVPGIHSAEQLAQVVKVTLGSGEYRFQYPLRK from the coding sequence ATGATAGCTATCCAAAAACCGCGAGTGGAGTACCAGGAGAATCCGCTGGGACTGGATATCCGCTTACCGAGATTCAGCTGGCAGCTGCATACGGATGAGCGCGATGTGAGACAGCAGGCGTATCAATTACAGGTGGCAGGTGCGGCGGATTTCGGGAGCGTATGGTGGGATTCGGGCAGAGTGGAGTCTGGTGAATCTCTCCATATCGAGCTGAAGGGGCTGGAGCTGCAGTCCAGGCAGATTTATTATTACCGGGTGAAAATATGGGATCAGCACAACCGCCCTACGGAGTGGTCGCAGGCGGCCTGGTGGGAGATGGGGCTGCTCTCGCCGGAGGAGTGGACCGCAGAATGGATTACGGCTCCGCTGGCCTGCCTTGCGGAAGATGCAGAGCAAAGTCCGCTGCTGCGCGGAAGCTTCCAGGTGGAGCGGCCGCTCGCCCGGGCCCGGATCTATGTGACCAGTCTCGGGCTGTACGAGCTGGAGCTGAACGGGGTGCGGGTCGGAGATACTTATCTTAATCCTGGGTGGACCAGCTACAGCCACCGCCTGCAGTATCAGACGTATGATGTAACGGAACAACTGGTGGTTGGGGACAATGTGGCCGGAGCTTGGCTCGGGAACGGCTGGTACAAAGGGAATCTCGGCTGGGAGCACAGGAAGCATATCTATGGCAGCCGCACAGCGCTGCTGTTGCAGCTTCATCTCACCTATGAGGACGGCACGGAGCAGATCATAGGGAGCGGTCCGCAGTGGAAGGTGTCGCCCGGCCCGCTGCTGATGTCGGAGCTGTATCACGGGGAGACCTATGACGCCCGCCTGGCGCAGCACGGCTTCAGCACGCCGGGTTACGATGACACGCTGTGGCTGGCTGCGGAGATTCTTCCGTATGCCAAGAATATTCTGCTTGCACAGGAGAATGATCCGGTCCGGGCGGTCCAGGAATTGGCACCTGTTGCTCTCATCCGCACTCCGGCGGGGGAGACGGTGCTCGATATGGGCCAGAATATGGTCGGCTGGCTGCGGTTCACCGTAGATGGCGCGGCGGGTCAGGAATATCAGCTGCGGCATTTCGAGGTGCTGGATCAGCAGGGAAATGTATATACCGAGAACCTGCGGACAGCCCGGCAGACCGTTACTTATATCGCCGGAGGCGGGGGCAGGGAGAGCTTTCAGCCGCGTTTTACCTTCCAGGGCTTCCGGTATGTCCAGCTGATCGGCTTCCCGGACCCGCTGGATCTGCAGGACTTCACGGGCGTGGTGCTGCATTCCGATATGGAGCCGACCGGCACCTTCACTTGCTCCGATGCACTGCTGAATCAGCTCCAGCACAACATCCTCTGGGGGCAAAAGGGCAATTTCGTCGATGTGCCGACCGACTGCCCGCAGCGGGATGAACGGCTGGGGTGGACCGGCGACGCACAGATGTTCATCCGCACGGCGGCGTATCTGATGAATGTGGCACCTTTTTTCAGCAAATGGCTGGGGGATCTGGCTGCGGATCAGCGGGAGGATGGCGGCGTTCCCTACGTGATTCCGCATGTGCTTGGGGAGGAGGCGCATTCCTCTGCAGCCTGGGGCGATGCGGCGGTCATCTGTCCGTGGACGGTCTACCAGTGTTACGGGGATAAGCGGATTCTTGAGCAGCAGTACAGCAGCATGAAGGGCTGGGTGGAGTATATCCGCCGCCAGGGTACGGATGAGTTCCTGTGGAATACCGGCGACCACTTCGGAGATTGGCTGGGTCTGGATGCCAAGGCTGACAGTCATGTGGGTGCAACGGACCGGAATTATATCGCAACTGCCTTCTATGCCTATTCGGTCCAGCTGATGGAGAAGACGGCGAAGGTGCTCGGCAGGACAGAAGATGTAGAGAATTACTCACAGCTTCATCACCAGGTCAAAGATGCGTTCAACCAAGCGTATATCCTGCCAGCGGGGGAGAAAGGTCCGGCTACCCAAACAGCCTGTGTGCTGGCATTAATGTTCGGACTAGTGGAGGGGAGTGCGAAGGACCGCACGGTAGCGAGACTTATACAGCTGCTGGAAGCGAGCGGGTACCACCTTACGACCGGCTTCGTCGGCACGCCTTATCTGAATCTGGTGCTGGCGGATGCGGGACATTACGAGGCTGCCTACAAGCTGCTGCTCCAGACGGACTATCCATCCTGGCTGTATCCGATTACCCGCGGCGCAACTACGATCTGGGAGCACTGGGACGGAATTAAGGAGGACGGAAGCTTCTGGAGTGCGTCGATGAATTCCTTCAACCACTATGCTTATGGGGCAGTGGGGGATTTCCTGTACCGCCATGTGGCCGGGATCGAGCAGACAGAGGAGGGGCCGGGCTATAAGCAGTTCCTGATCCAGCCGCATCCGGGAGGCGGACTAACCTCGGCTGCCGCCAGTCTGGAATCCATGTACGGGACGATCCGCTCCGAATGGACGATAGACTCCGGGACAATCGGGCTGATCGCCGTGATTCCGCCGAATACCTCAGCTACGGTGCTGTTGCCGGACGCCTTGCTGGCCGAAGTGTCGGAGACAGGAATGGCGGCCGGGCAGCCGCTTGAGCAGGTCCCCGGCATTCATTCCGCTGAGCAGCTGGCACAGGTGGTGAAGGTAACACTCGGCTCCGGGGAATACAGATTCCAGTACCCTTTGCGGAAGTAA
- a CDS encoding class I SAM-dependent methyltransferase, with protein MSNRLFDASVWEKAWKEDPKAMANKFKAMGMNPHTSFDHKAQVFNEEVFSSAGRDRSERIIGWMEGQGVDFNGLTVLDVGAASGGFTVPFIERGAKVTAVEPNVPLAELFLKNTAGFAPGQVELVHEAFENIDIAARGWLNAFDLVFVSMCPAVFDWESTEKVISCARQYCYISTSAGVQEHSLMNEVLPLLTGREVHAESSDMAYLTQLLYLKGYSYETIITRETKSKELSLEAAAAEVMEMLPLHHLDGGETTRKTVTDYLHTAYPQQQVVVRQGGRFGKVLIKLQDLNMYSRSAAEASGKSAPSVKH; from the coding sequence ATGAGCAACAGATTATTCGATGCAAGCGTATGGGAGAAGGCCTGGAAGGAAGATCCCAAGGCAATGGCCAACAAGTTCAAGGCGATGGGCATGAACCCGCACACGAGCTTCGATCATAAGGCGCAGGTGTTCAATGAAGAGGTATTCAGCAGTGCCGGGCGGGACCGGAGCGAGCGGATTATCGGCTGGATGGAAGGCCAGGGCGTGGATTTTAACGGGTTGACTGTGCTCGATGTGGGGGCGGCTTCGGGCGGGTTCACGGTTCCTTTTATCGAGCGGGGGGCCAAGGTTACAGCAGTAGAGCCTAATGTTCCCTTAGCGGAGCTGTTCCTGAAGAACACTGCCGGATTCGCTCCGGGACAGGTGGAGCTGGTGCATGAAGCGTTCGAGAATATCGACATTGCCGCACGCGGCTGGCTGAACGCCTTCGATCTGGTCTTCGTGTCCATGTGTCCGGCGGTCTTCGACTGGGAGAGCACGGAGAAGGTGATCAGCTGTGCCCGGCAATATTGCTATATCAGCACCTCGGCAGGTGTGCAGGAGCATAGCCTGATGAATGAAGTATTGCCGCTGCTGACGGGACGGGAGGTTCATGCAGAGTCCTCGGATATGGCTTATCTGACTCAATTATTATATTTGAAGGGCTATTCCTATGAGACCATCATTACCCGCGAAACGAAAAGCAAGGAGCTATCACTGGAAGCAGCAGCCGCAGAGGTGATGGAGATGCTGCCGCTGCATCATCTGGACGGGGGAGAGACTACCCGCAAGACAGTTACGGATTATCTGCACACGGCCTACCCGCAGCAGCAAGTCGTTGTCCGCCAAGGCGGACGGTTCGGCAAGGTGCTGATCAAGCTGCAGGACCTGAATATGTACAGCCGGTCCGCTGCCGAAGCATCCGGGAAATCTGCACCTTCTGTGAAGCACTGA
- a CDS encoding RrF2 family transcriptional regulator, with protein sequence MKYSKATNYALHTMLFLVAHTPDKPMGVQQLAERQNVSPTYLSKILTKLVKAGLIESASGANGGYRLRRKGEEISFLDIIHAIEGTASLFDCTLDHPSECLIQQEMVKAEGQMEDYLRNKMMSELAEKMRQCH encoded by the coding sequence ATGAAATACTCCAAAGCAACGAACTACGCCCTGCACACGATGCTGTTCCTGGTGGCGCACACTCCTGATAAGCCGATGGGCGTGCAGCAGCTAGCCGAGCGCCAGAATGTATCGCCTACGTATTTATCCAAGATTCTGACCAAGCTGGTCAAGGCCGGGCTTATCGAATCTGCATCCGGGGCGAATGGCGGATATCGTCTGCGGCGCAAAGGGGAAGAAATCTCGTTTCTGGATATCATCCATGCTATTGAAGGGACTGCATCGCTGTTTGACTGCACCCTGGACCATCCCAGCGAGTGTCTGATCCAGCAGGAGATGGTCAAGGCCGAAGGGCAGATGGAGGACTATCTGCGTAACAAAATGATGTCCGAGCTTGCTGAGAAAATGAGGCAGTGCCACTAA
- a CDS encoding L-fucose isomerase: MTANYPKIGIRPTIDGRRRGVRESLEAQTMGMAQRVAAFLQENVRYPDGSQVECIIADSTIGGVKEAAAAAQKFAGAGVGVSITVTPCWCYGSETMDMDATIPHAVWGFNGTERPGAVYLAAVLSAYAQKGIPAFGIYGEDVQESSSEEIPADVQVKLLQFAKSALAAALMKGKSYLSMGSVSMGIAGSIVNEQFFQEYLGMRNEYIDMSEFVRRFEEGIYDPEEFTRALAWVKDNCRVGADNNPQHLQLSEDVKEEQWETVVKMTLIARDLMTGNPQLAKLGFEEEASGHNALLGGFQGQRQWTDHFPNGDFMETIMNSSFDWNGRRAPYIVATENDSLNGVTMLFNYLLTNTAQIFADVRTFWSPAAVKRVTGYELEGAAEGGLLHLINSGSAALDGTGEQSIDGKPAIKPFWDITDEEAAACIAQTQFRPASQEYFRGGGFSTDYLTRGGMPVTMARLNLVKGLGPVLQLVEGYTVELPGEVHDTLDQRTDPTWPTTWFAPKLTGQGSFQSVYDVMNNWGANHGAISYGHIGADLITLASILRIPVSMHNVEESRIFRPRVWSLFGTENLESADYRACRNFGPLY, translated from the coding sequence GTGACAGCAAATTATCCGAAGATTGGAATCCGGCCGACGATTGACGGCAGAAGACGCGGAGTGCGCGAATCGCTGGAGGCGCAGACGATGGGCATGGCGCAGCGCGTGGCGGCATTTTTGCAGGAGAATGTAAGGTATCCTGATGGCTCTCAGGTGGAATGTATCATTGCCGATTCTACTATTGGCGGTGTGAAGGAGGCTGCGGCGGCGGCGCAGAAGTTCGCGGGTGCAGGTGTGGGCGTATCCATTACAGTCACCCCGTGCTGGTGCTACGGATCGGAAACGATGGATATGGATGCGACAATCCCGCATGCGGTATGGGGTTTCAACGGAACGGAGCGCCCCGGGGCGGTATATCTGGCGGCAGTTCTGTCTGCTTATGCGCAAAAAGGCATTCCTGCCTTCGGCATCTACGGAGAGGATGTCCAGGAATCCAGCAGCGAGGAGATCCCGGCGGATGTGCAGGTGAAGCTGCTGCAGTTCGCGAAGTCTGCGCTGGCGGCTGCTCTGATGAAAGGGAAGTCCTATCTGTCGATGGGCTCCGTGTCTATGGGAATCGCCGGTTCCATTGTGAACGAGCAGTTCTTCCAGGAATATCTCGGCATGCGCAATGAATATATCGATATGTCCGAATTTGTACGCAGATTTGAGGAAGGGATCTATGATCCCGAGGAGTTCACGCGGGCGCTGGCCTGGGTGAAGGATAACTGCCGTGTGGGGGCGGATAATAACCCGCAGCATCTGCAGCTCAGTGAGGACGTTAAGGAAGAGCAGTGGGAGACAGTTGTCAAAATGACGCTGATTGCCCGTGATCTCATGACCGGCAATCCGCAGCTTGCAAAGCTTGGCTTCGAAGAAGAAGCGAGTGGTCACAATGCCCTGCTGGGCGGCTTCCAGGGCCAGCGGCAATGGACCGATCACTTCCCTAACGGCGACTTCATGGAGACGATTATGAACTCCTCGTTCGACTGGAACGGCAGACGGGCGCCTTATATCGTCGCCACTGAGAATGACAGCCTGAACGGGGTGACGATGCTGTTCAATTACCTGCTGACGAATACGGCGCAGATCTTTGCTGATGTGCGCACCTTCTGGAGTCCGGCTGCCGTGAAGCGTGTGACCGGGTATGAGCTGGAGGGAGCAGCGGAAGGCGGCCTGCTGCATCTGATTAATTCCGGCTCGGCAGCGCTGGACGGCACCGGCGAGCAGAGTATTGACGGCAAGCCGGCGATCAAGCCGTTCTGGGACATCACGGATGAAGAGGCGGCGGCCTGTATCGCGCAGACCCAGTTCCGTCCGGCTTCCCAGGAATATTTCCGGGGAGGCGGCTTCTCGACGGATTACCTGACTCGTGGCGGTATGCCGGTCACCATGGCCCGGCTCAATCTGGTCAAGGGTCTGGGACCTGTACTGCAGCTGGTGGAAGGCTACACAGTGGAGCTGCCGGGAGAGGTGCATGACACGCTAGATCAGAGAACGGACCCTACTTGGCCGACAACCTGGTTCGCCCCGAAGCTGACCGGCCAGGGCTCCTTCCAGTCTGTCTACGATGTGATGAACAATTGGGGCGCTAATCACGGGGCGATCAGCTACGGGCATATCGGTGCGGATCTCATTACGCTGGCCTCGATCCTGCGGATTCCGGTCAGCATGCATAACGTGGAAGAATCACGGATTTTCCGCCCGCGCGTCTGGTCGCTGTTCGGCACAGAGAATCTGGAGAGTGCCGATTACAGAGCCTGCCGCAACTTTGGCCCGCTCTACTAA
- a CDS encoding GreA/GreB family elongation factor — translation MSHSLKTVSFREELVQQLVYLDEHKFSILDRGTWESPAERAEVQAMIKRYQETVEQILSGDSDALQRSMVLVGSRVSLRIGQETLDEPYRIVIPGEAELDEFCISLWSPMGRGLILACPGETVTIQTPFGSDEVLILDNRYE, via the coding sequence ATGAGCCATAGTCTCAAAACGGTTTCCTTCCGTGAGGAGCTGGTGCAGCAGCTGGTCTATCTCGATGAGCATAAATTCTCCATTCTGGACAGGGGAACGTGGGAGTCTCCGGCTGAGCGGGCAGAGGTTCAAGCGATGATCAAGCGTTATCAGGAGACGGTGGAGCAGATTCTGTCCGGTGACAGCGATGCGCTTCAGCGTTCTATGGTGCTGGTCGGGTCCCGGGTGTCGTTGCGGATCGGCCAGGAGACGCTTGATGAGCCGTACCGGATTGTCATCCCCGGTGAAGCGGAGCTGGATGAATTCTGCATCTCACTCTGGTCACCCATGGGCAGAGGGCTGATTCTGGCGTGTCCGGGAGAGACGGTAACGATTCAGACCCCGTTCGGCAGCGATGAAGTCTTGATTCTTGATAATAGGTACGAGTGA
- a CDS encoding NAD(+) synthase — MQNYGFARVAAASPELRVADCVFNADQIIEAINTASTQEVEYLVLPELCITGYSCADLFLQPRLLESAMQALLRITAATAEHRMIVIAGLPVSIKSRLFNCAAVLQQGRILGMVVKTCIPGYSEFYEPRWFAGAEELEVSELRIGGSAVPVGNDLIFACESDGNLSFGVEICEDLWVPVPPSSLLAQAGATLLFNPSASNELVGKADYRRQLVGGQSASCVAGYVYASCNTGESTTDVVFGGHSLIAENGQLLAESERFTHVSRMITADIDLPRLQYSRTVMGTFRAGKGGRNYREILYATPLSSGKERELKRSVGVNPFVPGNPLQRDERCQEILSIQTSGLMKRIRHIGTKQAVIGISGGLDSTLALLVAVRAMELLGRPASDVLAVTMPGFGTTSRTYDNAVGLIKALGASMKVVDIKAACLQHFQDIGHDPEVHDLTYENVQARERTQILMDLANKNGGIVIGTGDLSELALGWCTYNGDHMSMYSVNSGIPKTLIQYVVAWYADHEAHETVSKYLYSIIETGISPELLPPSATGEIVQLTENILGPYIVHDFFLYYMLRTGASPGKMLYLAQHAFGGAYPKEQLTAWLKVFITRFFTQQFKRSCLPDGPKVGTVSLSPRGDWRMPSDASAALWLQEIEEL, encoded by the coding sequence ATGCAGAATTACGGATTCGCAAGAGTCGCCGCCGCTTCCCCGGAGCTCCGGGTGGCCGACTGCGTATTCAATGCAGACCAGATAATTGAAGCCATCAATACAGCCAGCACCCAGGAGGTGGAGTACCTGGTACTCCCGGAGCTGTGCATCACCGGCTACAGCTGTGCGGACCTGTTCCTCCAGCCCCGGCTGCTGGAATCCGCGATGCAGGCGCTGCTGCGGATTACGGCGGCAACGGCAGAGCACCGGATGATTGTCATTGCCGGTCTGCCGGTCTCCATCAAAAGCCGGCTGTTTAACTGTGCCGCAGTCCTCCAGCAGGGCCGGATTCTCGGGATGGTGGTCAAGACCTGCATCCCCGGATACAGCGAATTCTATGAGCCGCGCTGGTTCGCAGGAGCCGAAGAGCTGGAGGTGTCCGAGCTGCGGATCGGCGGATCGGCGGTGCCGGTGGGCAATGATCTGATTTTTGCCTGCGAGAGTGACGGGAATCTGTCGTTCGGTGTGGAGATCTGCGAGGATCTCTGGGTGCCGGTGCCGCCAAGCAGCCTGCTGGCCCAGGCCGGGGCCACGCTGCTGTTCAACCCGTCGGCCAGCAACGAGCTGGTTGGCAAGGCGGATTACCGCCGCCAGCTGGTCGGCGGCCAGTCTGCCTCCTGTGTGGCCGGTTATGTCTATGCCAGCTGCAATACGGGCGAATCGACAACAGACGTTGTCTTCGGCGGACATTCGCTGATCGCGGAGAACGGCCAGCTGCTGGCCGAATCGGAACGCTTCACCCATGTGAGCCGGATGATTACCGCCGACATTGACCTGCCCCGGCTGCAGTATTCCCGCACCGTGATGGGCACGTTCCGGGCCGGCAAGGGCGGACGCAATTACCGCGAGATTCTCTACGCCACGCCGCTCAGCAGCGGCAAAGAGCGGGAGCTGAAGCGTTCTGTAGGCGTCAACCCGTTCGTGCCGGGCAATCCGCTCCAGCGGGACGAGCGCTGCCAGGAGATTCTCTCGATCCAGACCTCCGGTCTGATGAAGCGTATCCGCCACATCGGCACCAAGCAGGCTGTGATCGGCATCTCCGGCGGCCTCGACTCTACGCTTGCGCTGCTGGTTGCCGTGCGGGCTATGGAGCTGCTCGGGCGTCCGGCCAGCGATGTGCTGGCGGTCACGATGCCGGGCTTCGGCACGACCAGCCGCACGTACGACAACGCGGTAGGCTTGATCAAGGCACTCGGCGCCTCAATGAAGGTCGTTGACATCAAGGCGGCCTGCCTCCAGCACTTCCAGGACATCGGCCACGATCCGGAGGTGCATGACCTGACTTACGAGAACGTCCAAGCCCGCGAGCGTACCCAGATTCTGATGGACCTTGCCAACAAGAACGGCGGGATTGTCATCGGCACGGGCGACCTGTCCGAGCTGGCGCTGGGCTGGTGTACCTATAACGGCGACCATATGTCGATGTACAGCGTGAATTCAGGCATTCCGAAGACGCTGATCCAGTATGTTGTCGCCTGGTATGCGGACCACGAAGCACACGAGACGGTGAGTAAGTATCTCTACAGCATTATCGAGACAGGAATCAGCCCGGAGCTGCTGCCGCCTTCGGCAACCGGAGAGATTGTCCAGCTGACCGAGAATATTCTGGGCCCTTACATTGTGCATGACTTCTTCCTGTATTACATGCTGCGTACAGGCGCTTCTCCCGGCAAAATGCTCTATCTCGCCCAGCACGCCTTCGGCGGGGCTTATCCCAAGGAGCAGCTGACCGCCTGGCTGAAGGTGTTCATCACCCGCTTCTTCACCCAGCAGTTCAAGCGCTCCTGCCTGCCGGACGGACCGAAGGTCGGTACGGTCAGCCTCTCGCCGCGCGGCGACTGGCGCATGCCAAGCGATGCTTCCGCCGCGCTCTGGCTGCAGGAAATCGAAGAACTGTAG
- a CDS encoding MBL fold metallo-hydrolase produces MPLAGQELIEEIRSTEVPYGCLAVWFLGQASVIVKGADVTVYIDPYVSPNPDRSFPPPVAPADIKNMEVCLITHDHSDHLDEEALPVLAGLNPQAQFMAPAVCLERLQELGIGKERLTAALPASEAEPAQGLKVYPVAAAHEQLDRDEQGNPKYVGYILELNGVTLYHAGDTVLFPELIEEVGSRKIDLALLPINGRDYYRGSRNIVGNMNYREAAEFAATSGFETVVPLHYDLFAGNAENPGYFVDYLYRHFPEQKFHMMARAERFVYVSAQAFKRER; encoded by the coding sequence ATGCCATTAGCAGGACAAGAATTAATCGAAGAAATCCGCAGCACCGAGGTGCCTTACGGCTGCCTGGCGGTCTGGTTCCTCGGACAAGCCAGCGTTATTGTCAAGGGCGCAGATGTAACCGTATATATTGACCCGTATGTATCACCGAATCCGGACCGCAGCTTCCCGCCGCCGGTTGCACCGGCAGATATTAAGAATATGGAGGTCTGCCTGATTACCCACGACCACTCGGATCATCTGGATGAGGAGGCCCTGCCCGTGCTTGCCGGACTGAATCCGCAGGCGCAGTTCATGGCTCCGGCGGTCTGCCTGGAGCGTCTGCAGGAGCTGGGCATTGGCAAGGAGCGCCTCACCGCTGCCCTGCCTGCCAGTGAAGCAGAGCCCGCACAAGGCCTGAAGGTATATCCGGTGGCAGCGGCGCATGAGCAACTGGACCGCGATGAACAGGGCAATCCCAAGTATGTCGGCTACATTCTGGAGCTGAACGGGGTAACGCTCTATCATGCCGGGGATACCGTGCTGTTCCCTGAGCTGATTGAGGAGGTAGGCAGCCGCAAGATCGATCTGGCGCTGCTGCCGATTAACGGCCGTGACTATTACCGGGGAAGCCGCAATATTGTCGGCAATATGAATTACCGGGAAGCGGCGGAGTTTGCGGCGACCTCAGGCTTTGAGACCGTGGTTCCGCTGCATTATGACCTGTTCGCCGGCAACGCCGAGAATCCGGGCTATTTCGTGGATTACCTGTACCGCCACTTCCCGGAGCAGAAGTTCCATATGATGGCCAGAGCGGAACGGTTCGTGTACGTGTCGGCGCAGGCTTTTAAGCGTGAACGTTAA